The Desulfofundulus salinus genome includes the window AACCGTTCCTGCTCCGGCCGGAGCTGCCGGTTGAGGAGCGGCAGGAGTGGCAGCCGGTATCGGCGCCTGTGCCGGGGGGGCAGTGGCTGCCGGCGGAGGTGCGGCCTGGGCCGGCGGGGCCGGGGGAGCAGCCGGGCGACTTTGTACCAGCTTAACGCCTGGCGGGGCGGCTGCCTCTTGAATTTCCTGTACCTGAACTTCAAAAGGTTCTCCGTTCACCAGCACTTTAAATTTTC containing:
- a CDS encoding biotin/lipoyl-containing protein, with the protein product MRKFKVLVNGEPFEVQVQEIQEAAAPPGVKLVQSRPAAPPAPPAQAAPPPAATAPPAQAPIPAATPAAPQPAAPAGAGTVTAPMPGNINAVKVKVGDQVKAGDPLVILEAMKMENEITAPVAGTVKEVRVKPGQTVNNGDVLVIIG